One window of Candidatus Regiella endosymbiont of Tuberolachnus salignus genomic DNA carries:
- a CDS encoding antitermination protein, whose protein sequence is MKLEAAIRYFNPTSQVINDSPRDTSPNTFTRADIATALGMAEAKASFGISAYLGKHDVSHQDRIRAIKQLAQYAKQQAPKHVGKAAGKRMAQCMAILAKFAYAEYGGSAASTYLCSCCAGSGFIDDQTDNKNRAKTSLNSPCNNPPRNPLACYIDNREKEKRLCKSCDGKGTVSNRCRCNGTGKVLDRKETKIHGYLVIKICKRCAGRGYKRVPASMAYAAISILLPKLTQSTWSRNWKPFYESLILQCKIEENKAKAVFKQITG, encoded by the coding sequence ATGAAACTGGAAGCAGCCATCAGATATTTTAACCCCACAAGCCAAGTCATTAACGATTCACCCCGCGATACTTCACCTAATACTTTTACCCGCGCCGATATTGCAACCGCACTAGGGATGGCCGAAGCTAAAGCTAGCTTTGGAATATCGGCATATTTAGGTAAACATGATGTGAGTCATCAAGATAGGATCCGCGCGATAAAACAATTAGCACAGTATGCAAAGCAACAAGCGCCTAAACATGTTGGTAAGGCGGCAGGTAAACGTATGGCTCAATGTATGGCTATTTTGGCAAAATTCGCTTATGCCGAATACGGCGGCTCAGCAGCAAGTACTTACCTCTGTTCCTGCTGTGCTGGTAGTGGATTTATCGACGATCAAACTGATAATAAAAATCGCGCAAAAACATCCCTCAATTCACCGTGCAATAACCCGCCACGCAATCCGCTCGCCTGTTACATTGATAATAGGGAAAAAGAAAAACGGCTGTGTAAATCATGTGATGGCAAAGGTACGGTTTCTAATCGCTGTCGTTGTAATGGAACAGGCAAGGTATTGGATCGAAAAGAAACAAAAATTCATGGCTATTTGGTTATTAAAATTTGTAAACGCTGTGCGGGTCGAGGGTATAAACGTGTTCCCGCATCGATGGCCTATGCGGCTATTTCGATATTATTGCCTAAACTGACTCAATCAACATGGTCGCGGAACTGGAAACCATTTTATGAATCTTTAATTCTGCAATGCAAAATAGAAGAAAATAAAGCAAAGGCCGTATTTAAGCAGATTACCGGTTAA
- a CDS encoding lysis protein, which translates to MSLILLMSLAAGYYHFELAKKENIIKRITDERNNALIIMEGIKKQHQQLAALDNQHTQELTHAKTQLAALERDVNDKQRRVQLNATCSLSQATASTGLDDGTRARLNDTAIKHYFHLRERIDTATQQIAGLQDYIRQVCLKAEG; encoded by the coding sequence ATGAGCCTCATTCTGCTGATGAGTCTGGCCGCGGGGTATTATCACTTTGAGTTAGCAAAAAAAGAAAATATCATCAAAAGAATAACGGATGAGCGTAACAACGCACTGATCATCATGGAAGGAATAAAAAAGCAGCACCAACAGCTCGCCGCACTTGATAACCAACACACCCAGGAATTAACCCATGCCAAAACGCAGCTGGCAGCGCTTGAACGTGATGTTAATGATAAGCAGCGTAGGGTGCAGCTCAACGCCACCTGCTCCCTGTCCCAGGCCACTGCCTCCACCGGCCTGGATGATGGCACCCGCGCCCGACTTAACGACACCGCTATCAAACATTATTTCCATCTCCGAGAGCGTATCGACACCGCGACGCAGCAAATAGCCGGATTACAAGACTATATCCGCCAAGTCTGTCTTAAGGCAGAAGGATAA
- a CDS encoding phage tail protein produces the protein MLKPDSLRQALTDAVPYLKQNPDSLHIFIDRGAIVSTLAASLSFEYQYTLNLIITDYSGDAGTLFVPILHWLRRHQPDSMAHHDKRAEGFTFEADHINHSLRDISINLKLTERVIVKEQQGMLQVTHKDEPPDPDTTDLHYELFIKKEKVAP, from the coding sequence ATGTTAAAACCCGATTCACTGCGCCAAGCCCTCACAGACGCCGTCCCTTATCTCAAACAAAATCCCGATAGCCTGCATATTTTTATTGACCGGGGGGCTATCGTCTCCACGCTGGCCGCCTCTTTGTCCTTTGAATATCAATACACACTCAATCTGATCATCACCGATTACAGTGGCGACGCCGGTACCCTCTTTGTGCCGATTTTACACTGGTTACGTCGCCATCAGCCGGACAGTATGGCCCATCATGATAAACGGGCTGAGGGCTTCACTTTTGAAGCCGATCATATCAATCACAGCCTGCGTGATATCAGTATCAATCTCAAACTGACCGAACGGGTGATCGTCAAAGAACAACAGGGGATGTTACAGGTCACCCACAAGGATGAACCGCCGGATCCGGATACCACTGACCTTCACTATGAACTCTTTATCAAAAAAGAAAAAGTGGCACCATGA
- a CDS encoding phage virion morphogenesis protein has protein sequence MTTLKPSDPLSHALACLLKQLSPARRKAFTRQIAKQLRQRQKQRIQAQQAPDGTPFAPRKQKRRDKHGRIKRKMFTQLHTARFLKHNNSFDEATVRFARPVTPVARVHHYGLRDKVARNGVTVRYERRPLLGLTDKDIERITDMALMHLVG, from the coding sequence ATGACAACGCTAAAGCCCAGTGATCCACTGAGCCACGCGCTCGCCTGCCTGCTGAAACAATTATCTCCAGCACGCCGAAAAGCCTTCACTCGCCAGATAGCCAAACAATTACGGCAGCGGCAAAAGCAGCGTATCCAAGCACAACAGGCGCCCGATGGCACCCCGTTTGCACCGCGCAAGCAAAAACGCCGTGATAAACACGGACGCATTAAACGCAAGATGTTTACCCAATTACACACCGCCCGCTTTTTAAAGCATAACAATAGCTTCGATGAAGCCACAGTGCGTTTTGCGCGCCCTGTCACACCCGTAGCACGGGTGCATCATTATGGCCTGCGGGATAAAGTCGCGCGTAACGGCGTCACCGTACGTTATGAACGCCGTCCGCTACTGGGGTTGACTGATAAGGATATTGAAAGGATCACTGATATGGCGTTGATGCATTTGGTGGGGTGA
- a CDS encoding type II toxin-antitoxin system RelB/DinJ family antitoxin, giving the protein MTTHTSMMHVRIDNEIKAKATVTLNAMGLSVSEAVRLFLCRIIADETFPFDLKVPNKKTRAAMAEAENIAHNHNARFATSDELFTNLEKNNSK; this is encoded by the coding sequence ATGACAACACACACATCCATGATGCATGTCCGTATTGACAATGAAATCAAGGCAAAAGCGACTGTAACACTAAATGCTATGGGGCTCTCTGTCTCGGAAGCGGTACGTTTATTCTTGTGTCGTATTATTGCAGACGAAACATTCCCATTTGATCTGAAAGTACCGAACAAAAAAACACGGGCAGCAATGGCCGAAGCGGAAAATATCGCCCATAACCATAATGCACGTTTTGCCACTTCTGATGAGTTATTTACTAACCTTGAAAAAAATAACAGCAAGTAA
- a CDS encoding type II toxin-antitoxin system YafQ family toxin: protein MPQAADYTKTFFKDWERLSRSGRYDMNRLKQAMLFLIANDKPLGKEWLDHPLKGEWEGHRECHIGGDFLLTYKIDNTNKTGLIIFVRAGTHAELFNG from the coding sequence ATGCCGCAGGCAGCAGATTATACCAAAACGTTCTTCAAAGATTGGGAAAGGCTGTCACGTTCTGGGCGATATGATATGAACCGGCTCAAGCAAGCCATGCTTTTTTTGATCGCCAATGATAAACCCTTGGGCAAAGAATGGCTCGATCACCCATTAAAAGGGGAATGGGAAGGACATCGTGAATGTCATATCGGTGGTGATTTTCTATTGACATATAAAATTGATAATACGAATAAAACAGGCCTTATTATTTTTGTTCGTGCCGGTACACATGCAGAACTATTTAATGGATAA
- a CDS encoding phage baseplate assembly protein V, with product MKTFDNADYQRRLANLIRIGTVSAVDTTQGRCRVKTGELETDWLYWLTSRAGHIKMWSAPSIGEQVLILSISGELTTAFVLPAIFSDANPAPSASEAAILLHFPDGAQCHYEPKTGHLAVTGIKTATITAATSITLDSPVVTCTQQLITDSLQVNRGGTLRGDLTHGGGNLISNGITLHRHQHPGVQGGGDQTGAPT from the coding sequence ATGAAAACTTTCGATAATGCAGACTATCAACGCCGCCTGGCAAATTTGATCCGCATTGGCACGGTATCGGCAGTCGATACGACGCAAGGCCGGTGCCGGGTAAAAACAGGCGAGTTAGAAACCGATTGGCTATACTGGCTGACCTCACGTGCGGGTCACATCAAAATGTGGTCAGCGCCCTCAATTGGTGAGCAAGTGCTGATCCTCAGTATCAGTGGTGAATTGACCACAGCGTTTGTATTACCGGCGATTTTTTCCGATGCCAATCCGGCACCGTCGGCCTCAGAAGCAGCGATCCTGCTCCACTTCCCCGACGGGGCGCAATGTCATTATGAGCCTAAAACGGGTCACTTAGCGGTCACTGGCATCAAAACAGCAACGATAACCGCCGCCACCTCGATCACGCTGGACAGCCCGGTAGTCACCTGTACCCAACAGCTTATCACCGATTCTTTACAGGTTAACCGGGGTGGCACCCTCCGTGGCGACCTCACCCACGGGGGCGGCAATTTGATCTCTAACGGTATCACCTTGCATCGCCATCAACACCCTGGGGTGCAAGGGGGCGGCGATCAGACGGGAGCCCCCACATGA
- a CDS encoding GPW/gp25 family protein has protein sequence MTYLGMHRHSGNAISDRAHLRQSINDILITPLGSRVMRRDYGSLLSRLIDSPQSPTLQLKMKAAIYSALLRWENRITLNAITLTSAINGNMQIDLSGHQRDSGVPFTLSLPIGRQ, from the coding sequence ATGACTTATCTCGGCATGCACCGCCACAGTGGCAACGCGATCAGCGACAGGGCACATCTTCGTCAATCGATCAACGACATTTTAATCACCCCGCTAGGCTCCCGTGTGATGCGCCGGGATTACGGATCGCTGCTCTCTCGCCTGATCGACAGCCCGCAAAGTCCCACACTACAGCTTAAAATGAAGGCGGCGATTTACAGTGCCCTATTACGCTGGGAAAACCGCATCACGTTAAACGCCATTACCCTTACCTCGGCTATCAACGGCAACATGCAAATCGACCTCAGCGGTCATCAACGCGATAGCGGCGTGCCTTTTACGCTCTCATTGCCGATAGGAAGACAATAA
- a CDS encoding IS3 family transposase: protein MSKRRPTFARYPKRHKITTDSAHNHSIVPNLLAREFTVTQREEVWTTDITYVWTYEGWMYLAVVMDLYSRQIIGWAMAAHMKTALCVQALQMAYWRRKPPKGLLHHSDRGSQYTRHQYRAHLQVMGVQASMSGKGQGWHNAPTERFFRSLKYEYLNYEILKTRNDAKLGGLDYLAYYNSRRPHSLLAYFSPIEFELIPVINLS, encoded by the coding sequence GTGAGCAAAAGAAGACCTACCTTTGCCCGTTATCCAAAACGCCATAAGATAACAACGGACAGCGCTCATAATCATTCTATCGTACCCAACCTGTTGGCGCGGGAATTTACCGTTACTCAGAGAGAGGAGGTATGGACAACGGATATCACCTATGTTTGGACTTATGAAGGCTGGATGTATTTAGCGGTGGTGATGGACTTATACTCGCGCCAAATAATCGGTTGGGCAATGGCAGCCCACATGAAGACAGCACTGTGTGTACAAGCTCTCCAGATGGCTTACTGGCGCAGAAAACCTCCAAAAGGGTTGCTCCATCACTCAGATAGAGGCAGCCAATATACCCGCCATCAGTATCGTGCCCATTTGCAAGTGATGGGTGTGCAAGCCAGTATGAGTGGTAAAGGGCAAGGTTGGCATAACGCACCAACAGAACGTTTTTTTCGGAGCTTGAAATATGAATACTTGAATTATGAAATACTTAAAACCCGTAATGATGCCAAGTTAGGGGGGCTGGATTATTTAGCCTATTACAATAGTAGAAGACCACATAGTCTACTCGCTTATTTTTCACCCATCGAATTTGAGCTTATACCTGTAATCAATTTGTCTTAA
- a CDS encoding CopG family transcriptional regulator → MRTTLAIDDDILAAAKGLAARQNKSLGAVISSLARQALRPTHVPSHPKRNGIPLLLVRSDGMLVTPELVNQLRDELP, encoded by the coding sequence ATGCGAACTACACTTGCTATTGATGATGATATCCTTGCGGCAGCTAAGGGGCTAGCAGCTAGACAAAATAAGAGTTTGGGGGCAGTGATTTCATCACTGGCTAGACAAGCATTACGACCTACCCATGTACCGAGTCATCCTAAACGTAATGGTATTCCGCTGTTGTTAGTACGTAGTGATGGAATGTTAGTGACACCAGAGTTAGTAAACCAATTACGTGATGAGTTGCCATAA
- a CDS encoding TA system VapC family ribonuclease toxin, with product MIFLLDVNVLIALVDPAHIQHDAAHTWFEKQGQEAWATCPLTQNGVLRIVGHGRYPNSPGTPAAVAELMTTLCSLPGHCFWPDDISLLDTEKLDATRLLTSAQLTDSYLLALACAHNGQLATFDRRLETDAVHNGARSLHLIPATTCY from the coding sequence ATGATATTTTTACTCGATGTTAATGTGTTAATAGCACTGGTTGATCCCGCCCATATTCAACATGATGCTGCACATACTTGGTTTGAAAAACAAGGACAAGAAGCTTGGGCTACCTGCCCATTAACCCAAAATGGTGTGCTACGTATTGTGGGGCATGGACGGTATCCAAATTCACCCGGCACACCTGCTGCGGTGGCAGAATTGATGACAACGTTGTGCTCATTGCCCGGTCATTGTTTTTGGCCAGACGACATTAGTTTATTGGATACTGAAAAACTGGATGCAACACGCTTACTCACTTCGGCTCAACTGACTGATAGTTATCTTTTAGCACTAGCTTGTGCTCACAACGGACAACTTGCTACTTTTGATCGACGTTTGGAGACAGATGCCGTACATAATGGTGCACGGAGTTTGCATCTCATTCCAGCAACTACCTGCTATTGA
- a CDS encoding phage virion morphogenesis protein, which yields MTTLTPADPLSQALAHLLKQLSPARRKAFTRQIAKQLRQRQKQRIQAQQAPDGTPFAPRKQKRRDKHGRIKRKMFTQLRTARFLKHNNSFDEATLSFARPVTPVARVHHYGLRDKVARNGVTVRYERRPLLGLTDKDIERITDMALVYLVN from the coding sequence ATGACAACGCTAACGCCCGCTGATCCACTGAGCCAAGCGCTCGCCCACCTGCTGAAACAATTATCTCCGGCACGCCGAAAAGCCTTCACCCGCCAGATAGCCAAACAATTACGGCAGCGGCAAAAGCAGCGTATCCAAGCACAACAGGCGCCCGATGGCACCCCGTTTGCGCCGCGCAAGCAAAAACGCCGTGATAAACACGGACGCATTAAACGCAAGATGTTTACCCAATTACGCACCGCTCGCTTTTTAAAGCATAACAATAGCTTCGATGAAGCCACGTTAAGTTTTGCGCGCCCTGTCACACCCGTAGCACGGGTGCATCATTATGGCCTGCGGGATAAAGTCGCGCGCAACGGCGTCACCGTACGTTATGAACGCCGTCCGCTACTGGGGTTGACTGATAAGGATATTGAAAGGATCACTGATATGGCGTTGGTGTATTTGGTGAATTAG
- a CDS encoding IS5 family transposase: protein MKTKSTRRGDFLAQMNRIVPWEKILSKLSINYPKPTAKGGRPAKPLEVMLRIYFLQNGFNYADLSMEEALYDIPLLRQFTGVSVDAIPSDPTILHFRHWLEKHHLSESLFEEVNAHLASCGLFIKRGSIVDATIIHAPSSTKNRQNGRDPEMKATRKGNQCYFGMKAHIGVDAQTGLVHSLVGTSANVAEVTQVHHLLHGQEEVVHGDAGYKGVMRRSEHQHRAVIWHIPRRRVLALPGQEQQVWEKHRHRQSLIAKIRAKVEHPFRVLKCQFNFRKVRYKGLAKNTAQLFSLFALTNLFLARKILLCNP, encoded by the coding sequence ATGAAAACGAAATCGACGAGACGAGGCGACTTTTTAGCGCAGATGAATAGGATAGTTCCCTGGGAAAAAATTCTGTCTAAACTCAGTATCAATTATCCTAAGCCAACAGCCAAAGGGGGAAGACCGGCAAAACCTTTAGAGGTGATGCTGCGGATTTATTTTTTACAAAATGGGTTTAATTACGCTGATTTATCGATGGAAGAAGCGTTATATGACATCCCCTTACTACGTCAATTTACCGGTGTCTCCGTCGATGCGATTCCCTCCGATCCCACCATTCTGCATTTTCGACACTGGCTGGAAAAACATCATTTAAGCGAATCATTGTTTGAAGAGGTCAATGCGCATTTAGCTTCGTGTGGGCTGTTTATCAAACGGGGTAGTATTGTTGATGCTACGATCATTCATGCACCCAGTTCAACTAAAAACCGGCAAAATGGCCGCGATCCTGAAATGAAAGCCACCCGTAAAGGCAATCAGTGTTACTTTGGTATGAAAGCGCATATTGGTGTGGATGCACAGACGGGTCTGGTGCATTCCCTGGTAGGAACCTCGGCGAATGTAGCCGAGGTAACGCAAGTTCATCACCTTCTTCACGGCCAAGAAGAGGTTGTCCATGGTGATGCCGGTTATAAAGGCGTGATGCGACGCAGTGAACATCAACATCGTGCGGTCATCTGGCACATCCCCCGACGGAGGGTATTGGCCTTGCCCGGGCAGGAGCAGCAGGTATGGGAGAAACATCGGCATCGGCAAAGTCTTATTGCGAAAATCCGGGCTAAGGTTGAACATCCCTTTCGGGTGTTAAAATGTCAGTTCAACTTTAGAAAAGTGCGCTACAAGGGCTTGGCAAAAAATACCGCGCAGTTATTCAGCTTATTTGCTTTGACCAATCTCTTTCTCGCTAGAAAAATCCTGCTCTGTAACCCCTGA
- a CDS encoding IS630 family transposase: MPGLAIKKTFYHPKIDVQARKDFQNKLQAYEACDTPIIYVDESGFAHDMPRLYGDSMKGKRCYGQHDWHAKARTNVIGAQLNGKLTPVCTFDCHINSDIFYAWITQDLLPKSPTGAVLVMDNVSFHKRQDIQSAIQKAGFILEYLPTYSPDMNTIEHKWAQAKALRRKRQCDIHTLFSAPLF, encoded by the coding sequence GTGCCGGGTTTAGCTATAAAAAAAACATTTTATCATCCCAAAATCGACGTCCAAGCGCGAAAAGATTTCCAAAACAAGCTCCAGGCCTATGAAGCCTGTGATACCCCGATAATTTACGTGGATGAAAGCGGTTTTGCCCATGATATGCCACGTCTTTATGGTGATTCAATGAAAGGTAAGCGCTGTTACGGCCAACACGATTGGCATGCCAAAGCACGTACTAACGTTATTGGTGCCCAGCTTAACGGAAAATTAACCCCCGTTTGTACCTTCGATTGCCATATCAACAGCGATATTTTTTACGCCTGGATTACCCAAGATTTATTGCCAAAATCCCCTACAGGCGCGGTTCTTGTCATGGATAATGTTAGTTTCCATAAGCGCCAAGACATCCAGTCTGCTATACAGAAAGCCGGCTTTATTCTCGAATATCTTCCTACTTATTCTCCTGATATGAACACCATTGAGCATAAATGGGCTCAAGCAAAAGCCCTTCGCAGAAAGCGCCAATGTGATATCCATACCTTGTTTTCTGCACCTTTATTTTAA
- a CDS encoding IS630 transposase-related protein: MTYPLKFRQHVLAIKTQEKLTYAQTATRFCVGTASLMRWAKRIEPCLTRDKPATKINQAALILDVETYPDASQYERAQRMGVSARGICDALKRAGFSYKKNILSSQNRRPSAKRFPKQAPGL, encoded by the coding sequence ATGACCTATCCATTAAAATTTCGCCAACATGTCTTGGCTATTAAAACGCAAGAAAAGCTCACTTATGCCCAAACAGCGACACGTTTTTGTGTGGGGACAGCGAGCCTGATGCGCTGGGCTAAACGCATAGAACCTTGCCTGACTCGAGATAAACCCGCTACCAAAATAAACCAAGCGGCGTTAATCCTTGACGTAGAAACCTATCCTGACGCGTCTCAATACGAACGCGCTCAACGTATGGGGGTTAGTGCTCGAGGTATCTGCGATGCGTTAAAACGTGCCGGGTTTAGCTATAAAAAAAACATTTTATCATCCCAAAATCGACGTCCAAGCGCGAAAAGATTTCCAAAACAAGCTCCAGGCCTATGA
- a CDS encoding type II toxin-antitoxin system MqsA family antitoxin: MMKCPLCGAADLIRDVRDLPHTYKGETTVIPMVEGDYCPACNDVVICAHHASRVSTAMLSFNKQVNASIISPAFIAEIRSKLALSQREAGEIFGGGVNAFSRYETGKAKPPLSTVKLLRILEKHPDLLQEVRA, translated from the coding sequence ATTATGAAATGCCCTCTATGCGGTGCGGCAGACCTGATTCGTGATGTTCGTGATTTACCACATACCTATAAAGGAGAGACTACCGTTATCCCTATGGTTGAAGGTGACTATTGCCCTGCGTGCAACGACGTTGTCATCTGTGCGCACCATGCATCACGTGTTAGTACTGCCATGCTATCCTTTAATAAACAAGTCAATGCAAGCATTATTTCTCCTGCATTTATTGCGGAAATTAGAAGTAAATTAGCATTATCACAGCGTGAAGCGGGTGAAATTTTTGGTGGTGGCGTTAATGCATTTTCACGGTATGAAACCGGTAAAGCAAAACCCCCTTTATCTACAGTTAAACTATTGCGTATATTGGAAAAACATCCTGATTTATTGCAAGAAGTTCGTGCCTAA
- the istB gene encoding IS21-like element helper ATPase IstB: MMEMENLLIRLKMDYLGDALESLCEEATKKALNYREFLQQALAQEWNGRHQKGLESRLKQARLPWIKTLEQFDFTFQPSIDRKIIRELAGLRFVEHHENVILLGPPGVGKTHLAIALAVKAATAGHRVLFMPLDRLCCTLMKAKQENRLERQLQQLCYARVLILDEIGYLPMNREEASLFFRLLSRRYEKASIILTSNKSFTDWGDVFGDHILATAILDRLLHHSTTLNIKGESYRLKNKRKAGMLPIKTTDIIQAPGIETQQEN, from the coding sequence CTGATGGAAATGGAAAACTTGTTGATACGGTTAAAAATGGATTACCTGGGCGATGCGTTGGAGAGTTTATGTGAAGAAGCCACCAAGAAAGCACTGAACTACCGTGAATTTCTCCAGCAGGCATTAGCCCAGGAATGGAACGGGCGTCACCAAAAAGGCTTGGAATCGCGGTTAAAACAAGCACGTTTGCCGTGGATAAAAACCTTGGAGCAATTTGACTTTACTTTCCAACCAAGTATAGACAGGAAAATTATCCGCGAGCTGGCGGGGCTGAGGTTTGTCGAACATCATGAAAACGTCATTTTGTTAGGCCCACCTGGGGTAGGGAAAACGCATTTGGCGATAGCGCTGGCTGTCAAGGCAGCTACAGCTGGGCATCGGGTATTGTTTATGCCTCTGGATAGACTCTGCTGTACCTTAATGAAGGCAAAGCAAGAAAACCGTCTGGAACGCCAACTTCAGCAACTGTGCTATGCCAGGGTATTAATACTGGATGAAATCGGGTATTTACCGATGAATCGCGAAGAAGCTAGCCTATTTTTCAGGTTATTGAGCCGTCGTTATGAAAAGGCGAGCATCATTCTCACATCAAATAAAAGTTTTACTGATTGGGGGGACGTATTCGGTGATCACATTTTAGCAACTGCGATTTTAGACAGGCTTTTACATCATTCAACCACATTGAATATTAAAGGAGAAAGCTATCGACTCAAAAATAAACGCAAAGCAGGCATGTTGCCTATAAAAACGACTGATATTATCCAGGCGCCTGGAATAGAAACCCAACAGGAAAATTAG
- the istA gene encoding IS21 family transposase, which yields MLRREDHYMIKQRHQQGAFIVDIAHQIGCSEKTVRRHISYPAPPTAKRGKKQVAKLEPFKDYIDSRLSEQVWNAAVIFEEIREKGYRGGSAMLRRYIHPKRPLRASKNTVRFETLPGYQLQHDWGEIIVEVAGSACTVNFAVNTLGFSRRFHVFAAPKQDAEHTYESLVRSFNYFGGSVKNVLVDNQKAAVIKHGQNGHIEFNAGFLQLANHYGFSPRACKPYRPQTKGKTERMVGYVKHNFFTRYRQFESFAHVNQLLAMWLAKVADQRHLRQFKQTPENRFAEEKIALMPLPATDFDTSYFDLRQVAWDSYIDVRGNRYSVPSFWCGRAVNIRIGLDNTLRIYGDEQLLATHLLQEVTQGWQKVPEHHQALWQQVNRVASRSLSVYEELL from the coding sequence ATGCTAAGAAGAGAGGACCACTACATGATAAAACAACGCCATCAACAGGGGGCATTTATTGTTGATATTGCCCATCAGATAGGGTGTTCAGAAAAAACGGTGAGACGGCACATTAGCTATCCTGCGCCGCCAACAGCAAAACGCGGTAAAAAACAGGTTGCTAAACTCGAGCCCTTTAAAGACTACATCGATTCAAGGTTGAGTGAACAGGTTTGGAATGCGGCGGTTATTTTTGAGGAAATCCGTGAAAAAGGCTACCGGGGTGGGAGTGCGATGCTCCGACGTTATATACATCCCAAACGTCCGCTCAGGGCCTCGAAAAACACGGTACGCTTTGAAACCCTCCCCGGTTATCAACTTCAACACGATTGGGGAGAAATCATCGTTGAGGTGGCAGGCTCTGCCTGTACGGTTAATTTTGCCGTTAATACGCTCGGTTTTTCGCGTCGCTTTCATGTCTTTGCTGCCCCTAAGCAAGATGCTGAGCACACGTATGAATCGCTGGTTCGCAGCTTCAATTACTTCGGTGGCAGCGTAAAAAATGTCTTGGTAGATAACCAAAAAGCCGCTGTTATCAAACATGGACAAAATGGCCACATCGAGTTCAATGCGGGCTTCCTGCAACTGGCTAATCACTATGGGTTTAGCCCTCGCGCCTGTAAGCCTTATCGACCGCAAACGAAAGGCAAAACCGAACGGATGGTGGGCTATGTTAAACACAATTTTTTCACTCGCTACCGTCAGTTTGAGAGTTTCGCTCATGTTAATCAACTGCTAGCGATGTGGCTGGCGAAAGTGGCAGACCAGCGTCATCTTCGTCAATTCAAGCAGACACCGGAAAATCGTTTTGCTGAGGAAAAAATAGCCTTGATGCCACTCCCTGCGACTGATTTCGATACCAGCTACTTCGACCTACGACAAGTGGCATGGGACAGCTATATCGATGTCAGAGGTAATCGCTATAGCGTGCCTTCATTCTGGTGTGGTCGTGCGGTTAATATTCGTATCGGTTTAGATAATACGCTACGTATTTACGGCGATGAGCAACTGCTCGCGACGCATCTCTTGCAGGAGGTAACGCAGGGCTGGCAAAAGGTGCCAGAACATCATCAAGCCCTTTGGCAACAGGTCAATCGAGTAGCGTCTCGTTCGCTCAGTGTGTATGAGGAGCTACTCTGA